The following coding sequences lie in one Pelobacter seleniigenes DSM 18267 genomic window:
- a CDS encoding MATE family efflux transporter, which translates to MDSVVSMLKQSLAKRAVKESVLFSLSSVFFQGSKFSTFLLAAKLLGPEIYGLWNGIVLILMYGPNIHLGVLNALNREIPYQEGAGNHEKVVVLRNTGAGVVFVTAVPLSLSVFCISFLPWIDHPLDVGLRYVAVILFFQYFYIFQQMLLRSHGLFSLMSIQQVLYSIATILIILPATYYFKFDGFLGGQIIVLIVTLLFLRGHNAIKVKPRFLWVDIFPLIKIGFPIMMVSLAYSLLQSIDRLFIVKYLGKVELGYYTLSIMATGILTLFPMVVGQVVYPRMARKFGKTRRIEDLKPLIYTPTVHLLWSMAVLLTAVYFFAPFLVETFLPEYARGLDALRITIFGLLFLSLVGGFANFLNTVGLQKTYLATLTIAITIGIALNYASMMYGYGIEGIAAATSITYFLYLLIIMGVSFKAMGSGDFKSRMDG; encoded by the coding sequence GTGGACAGCGTTGTATCAATGTTAAAACAGTCTCTTGCCAAAAGGGCGGTTAAAGAGTCTGTTTTATTTTCACTCAGTTCTGTTTTTTTTCAAGGTTCCAAATTTTCCACCTTCCTGTTGGCAGCAAAGCTTCTGGGACCAGAAATTTATGGTCTGTGGAATGGGATTGTATTAATTTTAATGTATGGTCCAAATATCCACTTGGGAGTTCTTAATGCCTTGAATCGCGAGATCCCATATCAGGAGGGGGCAGGGAATCATGAGAAGGTCGTTGTACTGCGAAATACGGGAGCTGGGGTAGTATTTGTAACAGCAGTACCATTGTCTTTGTCTGTTTTCTGCATTTCGTTTCTCCCTTGGATTGATCATCCGTTGGATGTTGGCCTCAGGTACGTGGCCGTTATTCTTTTTTTTCAATATTTCTATATATTTCAACAGATGTTACTCAGATCTCATGGGTTGTTTAGCCTGATGAGCATTCAGCAGGTACTCTATTCAATAGCAACTATTTTGATCATATTACCTGCAACTTACTATTTTAAGTTTGATGGATTTTTGGGCGGGCAAATCATCGTATTGATTGTGACCTTATTGTTTTTACGTGGGCATAATGCAATTAAAGTAAAACCTCGATTTTTATGGGTGGATATCTTTCCTCTAATAAAGATTGGTTTCCCTATCATGATGGTGAGCCTCGCCTACAGTTTATTACAGTCAATTGACAGATTATTTATCGTCAAGTATCTCGGTAAGGTAGAGTTGGGGTATTATACTCTCTCGATTATGGCCACAGGAATACTCACGCTATTTCCAATGGTCGTAGGCCAAGTTGTATATCCCCGGATGGCAAGGAAGTTTGGGAAAACTCGTCGGATCGAAGATTTGAAGCCGCTCATCTACACTCCTACTGTTCACTTATTATGGTCGATGGCAGTACTACTGACAGCTGTTTATTTTTTTGCGCCGTTTCTGGTTGAGACATTTTTGCCTGAATATGCAAGAGGTCTTGATGCGCTGAGGATAACGATTTTTGGCCTACTGTTTCTCTCTCTGGTTGGAGGCTTTGCTAATTTTCTGAATACGGTCGGATTGCAAAAAACCTATCTAGCAACTCTGACAATTGCAATCACAATCGGCATTGCTCTCAATTATGCATCAATGATGTATGGATATGGTATTGAAGGGATTGCCGCAGCGACAAGTATTACGTATTTTCTCTATTTACTGATTATCATGGGAGTTTCTTTCAAAGCGATGGGCAGTGGGGATTTTAAGTCTAGGATGGATGGGTAA